Proteins encoded within one genomic window of Pigmentiphaga sp. H8:
- a CDS encoding TadE family protein produces MVKRADIRTGAKDGRLGAASQQGAYATEFALIFPIFFLVFYGVLSFGLIFTTQQSLTLAVEEGARASLRYYMPAAAGTGFMAQMQGRLEHGCEVAKLRAAWLGEIGGGAITPTCTASINGPCLKADGTLDTASSCTTTLGAAGAGTSVACGYRQEEMCFATLNVSYAYSANPLVPALPGTFLVVPNVLSATARVALDPGALQLGATGGGA; encoded by the coding sequence ATGGTGAAACGCGCTGACATACGCACCGGGGCGAAGGATGGACGGCTGGGCGCCGCCTCGCAGCAGGGCGCCTATGCGACCGAGTTCGCCTTGATCTTCCCTATTTTTTTCCTGGTCTTCTACGGCGTACTGAGCTTCGGCCTGATCTTCACGACCCAGCAGTCGCTGACGCTGGCGGTCGAGGAGGGCGCGCGCGCCAGCTTGCGGTATTACATGCCTGCCGCGGCGGGCACGGGTTTCATGGCGCAGATGCAGGGGCGTCTCGAGCATGGCTGCGAAGTGGCCAAGTTGCGCGCGGCATGGCTGGGCGAGATCGGCGGTGGGGCCATCACGCCGACGTGCACCGCCTCGATCAATGGACCGTGCCTGAAGGCGGACGGCACGCTGGATACGGCGTCGTCGTGCACGACGACGCTGGGCGCGGCGGGCGCGGGGACTTCGGTCGCTTGTGGCTATCGACAGGAAGAGATGTGCTTCGCGACGCTGAACGTCAGCTATGCCTATAGCGCGAATCCGCTCGTGCCTGCGCTGCCCGGCACCTTCCTCGTCGTTCCCAACGTGCTGAGCGCGACGGCCAGGGTGGCACTGGACCCCGGCGCGCTGCAATTGGGTGCGACCGGAGGCGGGGCATGA
- a CDS encoding TadE/TadG family type IV pilus assembly protein, with amino-acid sequence MSAALLEAVRPGRAQRGVAALEFSLVCVLFLVILFGIISYGCIFVAQQSLSRAAEEGARVALQSRLAGLPEGASLQAEACGAVAQSVDWLTRRRATMGQAPVSCELRASQACTYAAGLRCASLVVTYIDYRKYPLIPELLPLGNWLQSLFGENTAWIPQDLSAVSTVQLGRNTSGS; translated from the coding sequence ATGAGCGCCGCGCTGCTCGAGGCCGTCCGTCCGGGCCGTGCGCAGCGGGGTGTCGCCGCGCTGGAGTTCTCGCTGGTCTGCGTGCTGTTCCTGGTCATTTTGTTCGGAATCATCAGCTACGGCTGCATCTTCGTCGCCCAGCAGTCGCTGTCGCGCGCGGCCGAGGAAGGTGCCCGCGTGGCCCTGCAGTCGAGGCTGGCGGGATTGCCGGAAGGGGCATCGCTGCAGGCCGAGGCGTGCGGAGCCGTGGCGCAGTCGGTCGACTGGCTGACCCGGCGCCGGGCCACGATGGGCCAGGCACCCGTGTCCTGCGAGCTCAGGGCATCCCAGGCGTGCACCTATGCCGCGGGCCTGCGCTGCGCTTCGCTGGTCGTGACCTATATCGATTACCGCAAATATCCGCTGATACCGGAGCTGCTGCCGCTGGGCAATTGGCTGCAGTCCCTGTTCGGCGAGAACACGGCCTGGATTCCGCAGGACCTGTCGGCCGTGTCGACCGTGCAGTTGGGAAGGAATACGTCGGGCTCGTGA
- the cpaB gene encoding Flp pilus assembly protein CpaB produces MNNVTKIVAAMLVLLAVLLGGYAFVLATKPAPAAKPAVAPTPLSEKRIPVVVADKLLPGGVPIDTGALKVVELPIDPAGAYRATSDLSGKIPKFDIGPGTPVTDSILVKGLTLLLNDGERAVAVPVDEVVGTGNRVAPGDFVDVFFTLRQGQNVTRTQARLLLSRLRVLTYGSASAAGDAPSDDGATVVRANNPPPPARTAVLAVPTADVNRLLLATQNGKLQLVLRNPTDATAPDASLFPEPPPVLAGKNGLTKEQREALELADNQAYAGLELTGLSGGAVKRPAPVVQARPRQSAPAPKVESNTVEVVRGTKREVVGF; encoded by the coding sequence ATGAACAACGTAACCAAGATCGTCGCGGCCATGCTGGTGTTGCTGGCGGTGCTGCTGGGGGGCTATGCCTTCGTGCTGGCGACCAAGCCGGCTCCGGCCGCCAAGCCGGCGGTCGCTCCCACGCCGTTGTCCGAGAAGCGGATTCCGGTGGTCGTGGCGGACAAGCTGCTTCCCGGTGGCGTGCCCATCGACACGGGTGCGCTCAAGGTCGTTGAGCTGCCCATCGATCCGGCGGGCGCCTATCGGGCGACCAGCGACCTGTCGGGCAAGATTCCCAAGTTCGATATCGGCCCCGGCACGCCCGTGACCGACAGCATCCTGGTCAAGGGCCTGACGCTGTTGCTGAACGATGGTGAACGGGCGGTGGCGGTGCCGGTCGACGAGGTCGTCGGCACGGGCAACCGTGTCGCGCCGGGGGATTTCGTGGACGTGTTCTTCACGCTGAGGCAGGGGCAGAACGTGACCCGGACGCAAGCCAGGCTGCTGCTGTCGCGCCTGCGAGTGCTGACCTATGGCAGCGCGTCGGCCGCGGGCGATGCGCCGTCGGACGACGGCGCGACCGTCGTGCGGGCGAACAACCCGCCGCCACCGGCCCGCACCGCGGTGCTGGCGGTACCCACCGCCGACGTGAATCGCCTGCTGCTGGCCACGCAGAACGGCAAGCTGCAGCTCGTGCTGCGCAATCCCACCGACGCCACCGCGCCCGATGCGAGCCTGTTCCCCGAGCCGCCTCCGGTACTGGCGGGCAAGAACGGCCTGACCAAGGAGCAGCGCGAGGCGCTCGAACTGGCCGACAACCAGGCCTATGCCGGCCTGGAGCTGACCGGCCTGTCGGGGGGCGCGGTGAAGCGGCCGGCGCCGGTGGTGCAGGCCCGCCCGCGGCAATCCGCTCCCGCACCCAAGGTCGAGAGCAATACGGTGGAAGTGGTGCGCGGCACCAAGCGTGAAGTCGTCGGGTTTTAA
- a CDS encoding type II and III secretion system protein family protein, giving the protein MKISNQAFVRRLAPLAMALTLSFAVPAGAADEGGPRQISVAVRDQYQLSIPGNLERVSVVDPEVADVVIQKGSGGRKGGVLVVGKKPGTTMVSVWQRGAAAPQAYLVRVTGDLATLLGEGDGAKAQVYGDAAVLSGQSPSVLSHHRAAAAAGDAVGAANVFDAATIETGGVVQVEVKVVEFSKQVLKEAGFNFSASNRRGSFSFGLASDLAPSGKAFDLTLGLNRGNFLLNTNLRLLETNGLARVLAEPTLVALSGQSAKFLAGGELPVPQAGGLGTTTVMYKPFGIGLTLTPTVLAKDRIALKVAPEASDLDWTNGITLNNIQIPAIITRRADTTVELGDGESFVIGGLVSRSTTSNLDKLPFLGDLPIIGTFFRNMKYSQKEKELLIVVTPHLVKPLAKGVKPPMPGANEKRDSATNAWGHFLLGVASNDELPGFSK; this is encoded by the coding sequence ATGAAAATCAGCAATCAGGCTTTCGTGCGGCGCCTGGCGCCCCTGGCCATGGCACTGACGCTGTCCTTCGCCGTGCCGGCCGGCGCGGCCGACGAGGGCGGTCCGCGCCAGATATCGGTGGCGGTGCGCGATCAATACCAACTCAGCATTCCCGGCAACCTGGAGCGCGTGTCGGTGGTCGATCCCGAAGTGGCCGACGTCGTGATCCAGAAGGGCAGCGGCGGCCGCAAGGGTGGGGTGCTGGTAGTGGGCAAGAAGCCCGGCACCACCATGGTGTCGGTCTGGCAGCGCGGCGCCGCGGCGCCTCAGGCCTATCTCGTGCGCGTGACGGGCGATCTGGCCACGCTGCTGGGAGAAGGGGACGGTGCCAAGGCCCAGGTCTATGGAGACGCGGCCGTGCTGAGCGGGCAGTCGCCGTCGGTCCTGTCGCACCATCGTGCCGCGGCTGCAGCCGGCGATGCGGTGGGGGCCGCCAACGTGTTCGATGCCGCCACTATCGAGACCGGCGGCGTGGTCCAGGTGGAAGTGAAGGTCGTGGAGTTCAGCAAGCAGGTGCTGAAGGAGGCCGGCTTCAATTTCTCCGCCTCCAACCGGCGCGGCAGCTTCAGCTTCGGCCTGGCCAGCGACCTGGCCCCCAGCGGCAAGGCCTTCGACCTGACCCTGGGGCTGAACCGCGGCAATTTCCTGCTCAACACCAATCTGCGCCTGCTGGAAACCAACGGCCTGGCGCGCGTGCTGGCCGAGCCTACGCTGGTTGCGTTGTCTGGCCAGAGCGCCAAGTTCCTGGCCGGTGGCGAATTGCCGGTGCCGCAGGCAGGCGGACTGGGGACGACCACGGTCATGTACAAGCCGTTCGGCATCGGACTGACGCTGACGCCCACGGTGTTGGCCAAGGATCGGATCGCACTCAAGGTCGCGCCCGAGGCCAGCGACCTGGATTGGACCAACGGCATCACGCTCAACAACATCCAGATCCCCGCCATCATTACCCGCCGCGCCGACACCACGGTCGAACTCGGCGACGGTGAAAGTTTCGTGATCGGTGGACTGGTGTCGCGTTCCACCACCTCGAACCTGGACAAGCTGCCGTTCCTGGGCGATCTGCCCATCATCGGTACCTTCTTCCGGAACATGAAGTATTCCCAGAAGGAAAAGGAACTGCTGATCGTCGTGACGCCGCATCTGGTCAAGCCTTTGGCCAAGGGCGTCAAGCCGCCCATGCCGGGCGCCAACGAGAAGCGTGACTCCGCGACCAATGCCTGGGGTCATTTCCTGCTGGGTGTCGCGAGCAATGATGAGTTGCCTGGTTTCTCGAAGTAG
- a CDS encoding MinD/ParA family protein produces MNAPSKELASLLDTRRFLFFTGDSSSAQRLAAVLRHDGVVVQEDVVPDRLSARLAELGPQMVLLDFGADDNEPGRLLHASDLARTLARVAPALPVVAVGSMMRPQGAVAALRAGVRDFIDPADEAEVRDVVRRVLQSHATSGVPGRGQMVVLLGVRAGLGTTTLAAHLTTMAQVQGEGGQTAEGRPASSLRGPAALLDLGLPVADGQLYLNVSGSFHFAEAVRNLRRFDETLVNTALTRSASGVAVISLPRDLAEMRTVSHADSLGLLDRLRQHFGLLVADVGGFSNPDFVAGMVRAADQAWIVTDQSVGALVSLADVLRDLDGRDVDRARMRLVVNRYDERYGMTAEQIAQRFDVQLLGTLPDRALALMNSTNQGRLLHEVADRDPYVRAVHGLVDSLGAYDQALPPGAKWLSRWLPNLHKHLVTR; encoded by the coding sequence ATGAACGCCCCGAGCAAGGAGTTGGCGAGTTTGTTGGATACTCGCCGTTTCCTGTTCTTCACCGGCGACAGCTCATCGGCGCAGCGCCTGGCCGCGGTGTTGAGGCACGATGGCGTGGTCGTTCAGGAGGATGTGGTTCCCGACCGGCTGTCGGCGCGCCTGGCCGAACTCGGGCCGCAGATGGTGTTGCTGGATTTCGGCGCGGACGACAACGAGCCCGGCAGGCTGCTGCACGCCAGCGACCTGGCGAGAACGCTGGCGCGCGTGGCGCCCGCCTTGCCGGTCGTCGCGGTGGGCAGCATGATGCGGCCGCAGGGCGCCGTGGCCGCCCTGCGGGCCGGCGTGCGGGATTTCATCGATCCGGCCGACGAGGCCGAAGTGCGCGACGTCGTGCGGCGCGTGTTGCAGTCCCATGCCACGAGCGGCGTGCCGGGGCGCGGCCAGATGGTGGTGTTGCTGGGCGTGCGCGCCGGGCTGGGCACGACCACGCTGGCGGCGCATCTGACCACCATGGCGCAAGTGCAGGGCGAGGGCGGACAGACCGCGGAAGGGCGGCCGGCCAGCAGCCTGCGAGGCCCCGCGGCGCTGCTGGACCTGGGCCTGCCCGTGGCCGACGGCCAGCTTTACCTGAACGTGTCCGGCAGCTTCCATTTCGCCGAGGCGGTACGCAACCTGCGCCGCTTCGACGAGACCCTGGTCAATACCGCGCTTACGCGCAGCGCCAGTGGCGTGGCGGTGATCTCGCTGCCGCGCGACCTGGCCGAGATGCGCACGGTCTCGCATGCGGATTCGCTGGGGCTGCTGGACCGCTTGCGCCAGCACTTCGGCTTGCTGGTAGCCGACGTGGGCGGATTCTCCAATCCCGATTTCGTGGCTGGCATGGTGCGGGCCGCCGACCAGGCGTGGATCGTCACGGATCAGTCGGTAGGGGCCTTGGTCTCGCTGGCGGACGTCCTGCGGGACCTGGACGGCCGCGATGTGGATCGCGCCAGGATGCGGCTGGTGGTGAACCGCTATGACGAGCGGTATGGCATGACCGCCGAGCAGATCGCGCAGCGGTTCGACGTGCAACTGCTGGGCACGCTGCCCGATCGCGCGCTGGCGCTGATGAACAGTACCAACCAGGGCAGGCTGCTGCACGAAGTGGCGGACCGCGATCCCTATGTGCGGGCCGTGCACGGGCTGGTGGATTCGCTGGGAGCGTATGACCAGGCCTTGCCGCCGGGGGCGAAATGGCTGTCGCGGTGGCTGCCGAATCTGCACAAGCACCTGGTGACGCGATGA
- a CDS encoding CpaF family protein has product MTASIEFADDSPAFANTQRFQDVKAAAHEHLLSRIEELGAEFGRWSRTAIQQFVDLEVDSFVRLRRVPINESELRQVAASLTKELAGLGPLEDLLADPAVEDILINGYDNVFVSRRGVLQREVLRFSDNPHLLRIVRRILAPLGRRLDESSPMVDARLPDGGRLNVVIEPLAVDGPMVSIRKFRQDPLKPADLLALGTFNEEIHRLLSLAVRERCNILVSGGTSSGKTSLLNALAFFVPETERVVTVEDTAELSLNHPHVVRLEARQGGFDGAGQVSIRDLIRNSLRMRPDRVVVGEVRGPEVMDMLQAMNTGHEGSMATIHANSPRECLYRMEMLAGFAGFQGSEDSLRRQIASALDFIVQIARLSNGRRRIVSISEVTGMGDNVISTQELYRHESFVGPDGEEKDRWVSLGIHPHTPKLAKYRDQLRVTMAPEAPQGGGGSFWSRGR; this is encoded by the coding sequence ATGACGGCATCGATCGAGTTTGCCGACGATAGTCCGGCGTTTGCCAACACCCAGCGCTTCCAGGACGTCAAGGCCGCCGCGCACGAGCACTTGCTGTCGCGCATCGAGGAACTCGGCGCGGAGTTCGGCCGCTGGTCCCGGACCGCGATCCAGCAGTTCGTCGACCTGGAGGTCGACAGTTTCGTGCGCCTGCGGCGGGTGCCCATCAATGAATCCGAACTCCGGCAGGTCGCGGCTTCATTGACGAAGGAACTGGCCGGGCTCGGTCCGCTGGAGGACCTGCTGGCCGATCCGGCGGTCGAGGACATCCTGATCAACGGCTACGACAACGTTTTCGTGTCGCGCCGTGGCGTATTGCAGCGCGAGGTCCTGCGTTTCAGCGACAACCCGCACCTGCTGCGCATCGTGCGCCGCATCCTCGCGCCGCTGGGGCGGCGGCTGGACGAATCCAGTCCCATGGTGGACGCGCGCCTGCCGGATGGCGGCCGCCTGAACGTGGTCATCGAGCCGCTGGCGGTGGACGGCCCCATGGTGTCCATCCGGAAGTTCCGCCAGGATCCGCTCAAGCCGGCCGACCTGCTGGCGCTGGGAACTTTCAACGAAGAGATCCATCGCTTGCTGAGCCTGGCGGTGCGCGAGCGCTGCAACATCCTGGTTTCGGGCGGAACCAGCTCCGGCAAGACTTCGCTGCTCAATGCGCTGGCGTTCTTCGTTCCCGAGACCGAGCGCGTGGTCACGGTCGAAGACACCGCGGAACTGTCGCTGAACCATCCCCACGTGGTCCGGCTGGAGGCGCGTCAGGGCGGCTTCGACGGCGCGGGCCAGGTCAGCATCCGCGACCTGATACGCAACAGCCTGCGGATGCGGCCGGATCGCGTGGTGGTGGGCGAGGTGCGCGGCCCCGAGGTCATGGACATGCTGCAGGCGATGAATACCGGCCACGAAGGTTCGATGGCGACCATACACGCGAACTCGCCGCGCGAATGCCTGTACCGAATGGAAATGCTGGCGGGTTTCGCGGGCTTCCAGGGCAGCGAGGACAGCCTGCGCAGGCAGATCGCCAGCGCGCTGGACTTCATCGTGCAGATCGCCCGTTTGTCCAATGGCCGCCGCCGCATCGTGTCGATCTCGGAAGTTACCGGCATGGGCGACAACGTGATCTCCACGCAGGAGCTCTATCGCCACGAGAGTTTCGTCGGCCCGGATGGCGAGGAGAAGGATCGCTGGGTATCGCTCGGCATCCATCCGCATACGCCCAAGCTGGCCAAGTACCGCGACCAGTTGCGCGTGACGATGGCACCCGAGGCGCCCCAGGGCGGCGGGGGCAGCTTCTGGTCCAGGGGGCGATGA
- a CDS encoding type II secretion system F family protein translates to MSALLLSVLCLALLLVAAGLWLWQSASERGRRQATSAFVEEQLSRSFDPTRAVVATAQQLYPPVRPRGVRGRFQNMLLRAGIEPGPAFYGPWLVALVALPIVALLFSGGLAALVTFFLVVLAVLFQLWWQADKRRQRMVRQLPGFIDALVRLITIGNSLGSAFQTAVSSVDAPLFEVLERANQLNRAGMELDASLVHAARLYRFYELELVAAVIGVALRFGGRSDVVLERMAAFMRDLQQAREELHALSAEVRLSAWILALLPVFVAGFIVIFNNAMFVGMWTDPVGQKMLVGAFALQLVGSFWLYRMAKSV, encoded by the coding sequence ATGTCGGCGCTGCTCCTATCGGTGTTGTGTCTCGCGCTGCTGCTGGTGGCGGCGGGATTGTGGCTGTGGCAGAGCGCGAGCGAGCGTGGGCGTCGGCAGGCGACCAGTGCCTTCGTCGAGGAACAGCTCAGCCGATCGTTCGACCCGACCCGGGCGGTGGTGGCCACGGCACAGCAGCTTTATCCGCCCGTGCGTCCGCGAGGCGTGCGCGGTCGATTCCAGAACATGCTGCTGCGCGCCGGCATCGAGCCGGGTCCCGCTTTCTACGGTCCATGGCTCGTGGCGCTGGTGGCGCTGCCCATCGTGGCCCTGTTGTTCAGCGGCGGCCTGGCCGCCTTGGTGACGTTCTTCCTGGTTGTGCTGGCCGTCCTGTTCCAGCTCTGGTGGCAGGCCGACAAGCGCCGGCAGAGGATGGTGCGGCAATTGCCGGGATTCATCGATGCCCTGGTGCGGCTCATCACCATCGGCAACAGCCTGGGTTCGGCCTTCCAGACCGCGGTGTCTTCGGTCGATGCGCCGTTGTTCGAAGTGCTGGAGCGAGCCAACCAGTTGAATCGCGCGGGCATGGAACTCGACGCTTCGCTGGTGCACGCCGCCAGGCTCTACCGCTTCTATGAACTGGAACTGGTCGCCGCCGTGATTGGCGTTGCCCTGCGTTTCGGTGGCCGCAGCGATGTGGTGCTCGAACGCATGGCGGCCTTCATGCGCGATCTGCAGCAGGCGCGGGAGGAACTGCACGCGCTGTCAGCCGAGGTCCGGCTGTCGGCATGGATCCTGGCGCTGCTGCCGGTGTTCGTCGCGGGGTTCATCGTCATCTTCAACAATGCCATGTTCGTGGGCATGTGGACCGACCCGGTCGGCCAGAAGATGCTGGTGGGCGCCTTCGCTCTGCAACTGGTCGGCTCTTTCTGGCTGTACCGCATGGCCAAATCGGTTTGA
- a CDS encoding type II secretion system F family protein, translating into MSTQLLTAASLVLFATAALLVGVAILIRGSRQNRSRQVVDSAITARANPVLDDALANVASPVRRGRVSAMFDGAAQLGEKWEQGKLGNYLLEAEDRQLIDRCGFSDLARARSLFIFARVVLAVVVPVLAWMFGGGGALGTMLSLFLGFALGYMVPKWVLRQVAASRTRKAKEELPLLIDLLRLLQGVGLSIDQSLHVIVTEFRTVLPVLAAELEIAVNQHARGLSREQSLQRLATGFGNEDLAAVARLIVQVDRHGGAVQEPLKQFSERVREQRRMELKERVGKLTVKMTGVMVLTLLPALIIVTGGAGFLAVFRGLARMGG; encoded by the coding sequence ATGTCCACACAATTGTTGACCGCCGCCTCCCTGGTCCTGTTCGCCACCGCCGCGCTGCTGGTTGGAGTGGCTATCCTGATCCGGGGCTCGCGGCAGAACCGAAGCCGCCAGGTAGTGGACAGCGCCATCACCGCACGGGCCAATCCCGTGCTGGACGATGCCCTTGCCAACGTGGCGTCGCCAGTGCGACGCGGCCGTGTGAGCGCGATGTTCGACGGCGCGGCGCAACTGGGCGAGAAGTGGGAACAAGGCAAGCTGGGCAATTATCTGCTCGAGGCCGAGGACAGGCAGTTGATCGACCGCTGCGGCTTCAGCGACCTGGCGCGCGCCCGTTCCCTGTTCATCTTCGCGCGGGTCGTGCTGGCCGTCGTCGTGCCGGTCCTGGCCTGGATGTTCGGCGGCGGCGGAGCGCTCGGCACGATGCTGTCCCTGTTCCTGGGGTTCGCGCTCGGCTACATGGTGCCGAAGTGGGTGCTGCGCCAGGTGGCGGCTTCGCGCACGCGCAAGGCCAAGGAAGAACTGCCGCTGCTGATCGACCTGCTGCGCCTGCTGCAAGGCGTGGGCCTGTCCATCGACCAGAGCCTGCATGTGATCGTGACCGAGTTCCGCACCGTGCTGCCGGTATTGGCGGCGGAACTGGAGATCGCCGTCAACCAGCATGCCCGCGGGTTGTCGCGCGAACAGTCGCTGCAGCGGCTGGCCACCGGCTTCGGCAACGAGGACCTGGCGGCCGTGGCGCGCCTGATCGTACAGGTCGACCGGCATGGCGGCGCGGTCCAGGAACCCCTCAAGCAGTTTTCCGAGCGTGTCCGGGAGCAGCGGCGGATGGAGTTGAAGGAGCGTGTCGGCAAGCTCACGGTCAAGATGACCGGCGTCATGGTGCTGACGCTGTTGCCGGCGCTCATCATCGTCACGGGTGGGGCGGGTTTCCTGGCCGTTTTCCGCGGCCTGGCGAGGATGGGAGGCTGA
- a CDS encoding tetratricopeptide repeat protein, whose amino-acid sequence MTGAIHYPVRMAGLLGAALLAAGCSSTAPSGYGVSAPKFNDEAMMRQQVANDEPTADSRGMYLSLIREMQGKGLYFASLAHIDAFEQRHGAAPDVELLRAHALREAGQSEESAVVYRRLLKTEVGAAAAQGLGLLAGARGDYPAAVVSLREAARLDPTNALIVSDLGYALLRNGETAAARLPMAQAAELAPENSRILANLALLLLVSGDAGRAGTVMDKAGLSPDARAAVRKLADDIARRAPQASRPVAVVKADSAPVAVAVPPPAASPFPVSSLAPEMSRVPMPPVAERAPVAPRAAVVRTAAQETEPADTVREPVVRQVSAPVLQPVRAPMQSMLDRFNSAIP is encoded by the coding sequence ATGACCGGGGCGATCCATTATCCGGTGCGCATGGCCGGTTTGCTCGGGGCCGCGCTGCTGGCGGCGGGATGCAGTTCCACCGCCCCCTCGGGCTACGGCGTATCGGCACCCAAGTTCAACGATGAAGCCATGATGCGCCAACAGGTCGCGAACGACGAGCCCACGGCGGATAGCCGCGGCATGTATCTGTCGCTGATCCGGGAGATGCAGGGCAAGGGTCTTTACTTCGCGTCCTTGGCTCACATCGATGCATTCGAGCAGCGCCATGGCGCGGCGCCGGACGTCGAGCTGCTGCGGGCCCATGCGCTGCGCGAAGCCGGGCAATCCGAGGAAAGCGCGGTGGTCTATCGGCGCCTGCTGAAGACGGAAGTTGGCGCGGCGGCCGCGCAGGGCCTGGGCCTGCTGGCAGGCGCGCGCGGCGACTATCCGGCCGCGGTGGTGTCGCTGCGCGAGGCGGCGCGGCTCGATCCCACCAACGCGCTGATCGTCAGCGACCTCGGCTACGCGCTGCTGCGCAACGGCGAAACGGCCGCCGCCAGGTTGCCCATGGCGCAGGCCGCCGAGCTGGCGCCGGAAAACTCCAGGATCCTGGCCAACCTCGCCTTGCTGCTGCTGGTGTCCGGTGATGCCGGGCGCGCCGGCACCGTCATGGACAAGGCCGGTCTGTCGCCCGATGCGCGCGCGGCGGTGCGCAAGCTGGCCGACGACATCGCGCGCCGGGCACCCCAGGCGTCTCGTCCGGTCGCGGTCGTGAAGGCAGACTCCGCCCCGGTTGCGGTTGCCGTGCCACCGCCGGCGGCCAGCCCGTTCCCGGTCTCGTCCCTGGCGCCCGAGATGTCCCGTGTGCCGATGCCCCCCGTGGCGGAGCGCGCGCCGGTGGCGCCGAGAGCCGCGGTGGTCCGGACCGCTGCGCAGGAGACAGAGCCCGCGGACACCGTGCGCGAACCCGTGGTGCGGCAGGTCTCCGCGCCCGTTCTTCAGCCGGTGCGCGCGCCCATGCAGTCCATGCTGGACCGGTTCAACTCGGCCATCCCCTGA